From one Brachypodium distachyon strain Bd21 chromosome 4, Brachypodium_distachyon_v3.0, whole genome shotgun sequence genomic stretch:
- the LOC100823109 gene encoding uncharacterized protein LOC100823109, translating to MRAISSAAAGMLRARLSGAARVRGGHGDGAGRWTTPGHEVRPKGYPMNRTPPPPGESRKWEDWELPCYVTSFLTVVILGVGLNAKPDLTLETWAHEKALERLKQQELAASSDALAE from the coding sequence ATGCGGGCGatctcgtcggcggcggcagggatgCTGCGCGCGCGGCTcagcggggcggcgcgcgtcCGCGGCGGGCACGGGGATGGCGCGGGGCGGTGGACGACGCCGGGGCACGAGGTGCGGCCCAAGGGCTACCCCATGAACCgcacaccgccgccgccgggggagTCGCGCAAGTGGGAGGACTGGGAGCTTCCCTGCTACGTCACCTCCTTCCTCACCGTCGTCATCCTCGGCGTCGGGCTTAACGCCAAGCCCGACCTCACCCTCGAGACCTGGGCGCACGAGAAGGCGCTCGAGCGCCTCAAGCAGCAGGAGCTCGCCGCGTCCTCCGACGCTCTGGCCGAGTGA
- the LOC100830144 gene encoding probable polygalacturonase, with protein sequence MALSPLLLAAVSVLLLLPPPQAAQSAASPRVFSVVDYGAAGDGARYDTAAIQAAVNACAAAGGGRVLLPAPGDYLTATVHLRSGVVLDVPPGARLLGGTRQGDYPPESRRWYVVLAENTTGAGVAGGGEINGQGGAFVVTPSDQKNIMVSWNTTGDCEGDECRPRLVGFIDSKDVRIHDITLNQPAYWCLHLVRCDNSVIRNVSIYGDFDTPNNDGIDIEDSNNTVITDCHIDTGDDAICPKSSTGPVYNLTATNCWIRTKSCAIKFGSASFFNFERLLFDNITIVDAHRGLGMQIRDGGNVSDVMFSNIKMRTRYYHPSWWGRAEPIYITTCPRHPGYKEGTISDVRFINISSVSENGVFLAGSRHGLLRNLKFENVDLTYKRWTNYTGGLYDYRPGCQEMVKHRTGGMMLEHISGLEIDNVKMRWSKGSLKGWDVNPLLFRPSTIDGLSFHDWQSLDVQ encoded by the exons ATGGCATTATCCCCTCTCTTGCTCGCGGCCGTTTCCGTGCTcctcctgctgccgccgccccagGCCGCTCAGTCCGCGGCATCCCCCCGCGTCTTCTCCGTCGTCGACTAcggcgcggccggcgacggggCGCGCTACGACACGGCGGCCATCCAGGCCGCCGTCAACGCctgcgcggcggccgggggcggccgcgtcctcctcccgGCCCCCGGGGACTACCTGACGGCGACCGTCCACCTCCGGTCGGGCGTGGTGCTCGATGTGCCCCCCGGAgcgcggctgctgggcgggaCCAGGCAGGGGGATTACCCGCCCGAGTCGCGCCGGTGGTACGTCGTGCTGGCCGAGAACACCACAGGCGCgggcgtcgccggcggcggcgagatcaACGGCCAGGGCGGTGCCTTCGTGGTCACGCCCAGCGACCAGAAGAACATCATGGTGAGCTGGAACACCACGGGGGACTGCGAGGGCGACGAGTGCCGGCCGCGGCTCGTTGGCTTCATCGACTCCAAGGATGTCAGGATTCATGACATCACCCTCAACCAGCCGGCCTACTGGTG TCTGCATCTTGTCAGGTGTGACAACTCAGTGATCCGCAATGTCTCCATATACGGGGACTTTGATACTCCCAACAATGATGGAATTGACATTGAGGATTCAAATAACACGGTCATCACTGATTGCCACATAGACACTGGTGACGATGCAATCTGCCCGAAGTCTAGCACAGGGCCTGTTTACAACTTGACAGCAACAAACTGCTGGATTCGGACTAAATCTTGTGCTATCAAGTTTGGAAGTGCAAGCTTTTTCAACTTTGAGAGGCTGCTCTTTGACAACATAACTATAGTTGATGCGCATCGAGGACTTGGAATGCAGATACGTGATGGAG GGAACGTTAGTGATGTGATGTTTTCAAACATCAAAATGCGCACCAGGTACTACCATCCTTCATGGTGGGGGCGAGCTGAACCGATCTACATCACCACCTGTCCAAGGCACCCTGGTTACAAAGAAGGCACCATTTCGGATGTCCGTTTCATCAACATCTCATCGGTATCAGAAAATGGAGTTTTCCTGGCTGGATCAAGGCATGGCCTTCTTCGCAATCTGAAGTTCGAGAACGTTGACCTGACCTACAAGAGATGGACAAACTACACGGGTGGCCTGTATGATTACAGGCCTGGATGTCAAGAGATGGTGAAGCACAGGACTGGTGGTATGATGCTGGAGCACATCTCTGGCCTGGAGATTGACAATGTCAAGATGAGATGGTCGAAAGGAAGTCTGAAAGGGTGGGATGTTAATCCGCTCCTCTTTCGACCATCAACTATCGATGGGCTGTCTTTCCATGACTGGCAGTCGTTGGATGTTCAATAG
- the LOC100823417 gene encoding transcription factor bHLH130 isoform X2 — MYGAALPKDLNLPIQLQQPAAGVRTPPQQPMSAPGLLRYRSAPSTLLGDDFLPAAAAGTGPDDAVFARFLAGGHRPDIRDDNKPPRPVNSHFPEVAATAASMAASQQQLMYQSQQQMAAMEGTALYRTASTGGGTDHAASGGGNSLLLRQSSSPADFLNHLNMDNGGYGNMLRAGMSGGGGGFRNGEAPRLKGQLSFSSSRQGSMMSQISEMVGEELGGGGGNSSADDEAGSNGGYGIPGPGGYPMGGAASSAGWDDPSPSPLLSVDSLQSSGPAAAAKRRRDSPGNNGASVPPIKHQLSLPPSGKTSPEMAAIEKFLQFQDAVPCKIRAKRGCATHPRSIAERLAIL, encoded by the exons ATGTACGGTGCGGCGCTGCCCAAGGACCTCAACCTGCCGAtccagctgcagcagccggccgccggcgtgcGGACGCCCCCGCAGCAGCCGATGAGCGCCCCCGGCCTGCTCCGGTACAGGTCGGCCCCCAGCACTCTGCTCGGCGACGACTTCCTCcctgcagcagccgccggcACCGGCCCGGATGACGCCGTCTTCGCCcgcttcctcgccggcggccaccgcccAGATATCAGGGACGACAACAAGCCTCCCCGCCCTGTCAATAGCCACTTTCCGGAGGTCGCCGCCACGGCAGCGTCCATGGCGGCCTCACAGCAGCAGCTGATGTATCAGTCGCAGCAGCAGATGGCAGCCATGGAGGGCACCGCCCTGTACCGCACCGCAAGCACCGGCGGTGGGACGGACCATGCcgctagcggcggcggcaacagcCTGCTGCTCCGGCAGAGCAGCTCCCCCGCCGACTTCCTCAACCATCTGAACATGGACAACG GAGGATACGGGAATATGCTCAGAGCGGGCatgtccggcggcggcggcggtttcaGGAACGGCGAGGCGCCGCGGCTCAAGGGGCAGCTGAGCTTCTCGTCGTCGCGGCAGGGGTCGATGATGTCGCAGATCTCGGAGATGGTCGGCGAGgagctgggcggcggcggcggcaatagcagcgccgacgacgaggccggcaGCAACGGCGGCTACGGCATCCCCGGCCCCGGCGGGTACCCGATGGGCggtgccgcctcctccgccggctgGGACGacccctcgccgtcgccgctgctGTCCGTCGACAGCCTGCAGTCCTCCGGACCAGCTGCTGCAGCGAAGCGCCGCCGCgactcccccggcaacaaTGGCGCGTCGGTGCCGCCGATCAAGCACCAGCTCAGCCTGCCGCCTAGCGGCAAGACGTCGCCAGAGATGGCTGCCATCGAGAAGTTCCTCCAGTTCCAGGACGCCGTGCCCTGCAAGATCCGCGCCAAGCGCGGCTGCGCCACCCACCCCCGCAGCATCGCCGAACGG CTAGCGATTCTATGA
- the LOC100823417 gene encoding transcription factor bHLH130 isoform X1 gives MYGAALPKDLNLPIQLQQPAAGVRTPPQQPMSAPGLLRYRSAPSTLLGDDFLPAAAAGTGPDDAVFARFLAGGHRPDIRDDNKPPRPVNSHFPEVAATAASMAASQQQLMYQSQQQMAAMEGTALYRTASTGGGTDHAASGGGNSLLLRQSSSPADFLNHLNMDNGGYGNMLRAGMSGGGGGFRNGEAPRLKGQLSFSSSRQGSMMSQISEMVGEELGGGGGNSSADDEAGSNGGYGIPGPGGYPMGGAASSAGWDDPSPSPLLSVDSLQSSGPAAAAKRRRDSPGNNGASVPPIKHQLSLPPSGKTSPEMAAIEKFLQFQDAVPCKIRAKRGCATHPRSIAERVRRTKISERIRKLQELVPNMEKQTNTSDMLDLAVDYIKELQMQVKVMNDGRASCTCSASRPKQFAG, from the exons ATGTACGGTGCGGCGCTGCCCAAGGACCTCAACCTGCCGAtccagctgcagcagccggccgccggcgtgcGGACGCCCCCGCAGCAGCCGATGAGCGCCCCCGGCCTGCTCCGGTACAGGTCGGCCCCCAGCACTCTGCTCGGCGACGACTTCCTCcctgcagcagccgccggcACCGGCCCGGATGACGCCGTCTTCGCCcgcttcctcgccggcggccaccgcccAGATATCAGGGACGACAACAAGCCTCCCCGCCCTGTCAATAGCCACTTTCCGGAGGTCGCCGCCACGGCAGCGTCCATGGCGGCCTCACAGCAGCAGCTGATGTATCAGTCGCAGCAGCAGATGGCAGCCATGGAGGGCACCGCCCTGTACCGCACCGCAAGCACCGGCGGTGGGACGGACCATGCcgctagcggcggcggcaacagcCTGCTGCTCCGGCAGAGCAGCTCCCCCGCCGACTTCCTCAACCATCTGAACATGGACAACG GAGGATACGGGAATATGCTCAGAGCGGGCatgtccggcggcggcggcggtttcaGGAACGGCGAGGCGCCGCGGCTCAAGGGGCAGCTGAGCTTCTCGTCGTCGCGGCAGGGGTCGATGATGTCGCAGATCTCGGAGATGGTCGGCGAGgagctgggcggcggcggcggcaatagcagcgccgacgacgaggccggcaGCAACGGCGGCTACGGCATCCCCGGCCCCGGCGGGTACCCGATGGGCggtgccgcctcctccgccggctgGGACGacccctcgccgtcgccgctgctGTCCGTCGACAGCCTGCAGTCCTCCGGACCAGCTGCTGCAGCGAAGCGCCGCCGCgactcccccggcaacaaTGGCGCGTCGGTGCCGCCGATCAAGCACCAGCTCAGCCTGCCGCCTAGCGGCAAGACGTCGCCAGAGATGGCTGCCATCGAGAAGTTCCTCCAGTTCCAGGACGCCGTGCCCTGCAAGATCCGCGCCAAGCGCGGCTGCGCCACCCACCCCCGCAGCATCGCCGAACGG GTGCGGAGGACGAAGATCAGCGAGCGGATACGGAAGCTGCAGGAGCTCGTCCCCAACATGGAAAAG CAAACCAACACGTCTGACATGTTGGATCTGGCTGTCGACTACATCAAGGAACTCCAGATGCAGGTCAAG GTGATGAACGACGGCCGGGCCAGTTGCACATGCTCAGCGAGCAGACCGAAGCAGTTCGCTGGCTGA